One Silene latifolia isolate original U9 population chromosome 4, ASM4854445v1, whole genome shotgun sequence DNA segment encodes these proteins:
- the LOC141651697 gene encoding uncharacterized protein LOC141651697, whose product MNSSKSRYLRVPVQATRLTKSECNVLVEKMVNRIRSLGAKKLSYAGRNYLWDGTADFHRVPSVGWDRVTLPKEEGGLGIKRTVTWNMASVAKLADWLYCKADRLWIRWVNQRINGCHDAQGFTIRNCYEWLRHRVVLESGTVCMEHWNVPKHSFITWVSMNNGLNTRAKLASFGFCQEHHWCICENSDETQAHLFFQCEYSQRVLQAVEKWCGFSVDVTMAVLASPGNRMKGLKQLVHCQLWVFCHYHIWLERNSARLHAVVTSPTKLAERIVVEAKMRIMSKVCKSKFAQDSVWLRKWGCLVT is encoded by the exons ATGAATAGCTCCAAGTCGAG ATATCTGAGAGTGCCTGTTCAAGCTACCAGATTGACCAAAAGTGAGTGCAATGTTCTGGTGGAGAAGATGGTTAACAGGATTCGTAGCTTGGGTGCCAAGAAATTGTCATATGCAGGCAG GAATTATCTATGGGATGGGACAGCTGATTTCCATAGAGTACCATCAGTGGGTTGGGATAGGGTAACTTTACCTAAAGAAGAAGGTGGATTGGGAATTAAAAGAACGGTCACCTGGAACATGGCTTCTGTTGCAAAATTGGCAGACTGGTTATATTGCAAAGCTGATAGGCTTTGGATTAGGTGGGTTAATCAG AGGATCAATGGATGCCACGATGCTCAAGGGTTCACTATCAGAAATTGTTATGAATGGCTAAGGCATAGAGTGGTCCTCGAATCGGGCACTGTTTGTATGGAACACTGGAATGTCCCTAAACACTCCTTCATTACCTGGGTGTCCATGAATAATGGTCTTAATACCCGTGCTAAACttgcatcttttgggttctgtcaAGAGCATCATTGGTGCATTTGTGAAAACTCAGATGAAACTCAAGCTCATCTGTTCTTTCAATGTGAATACAGTCAAAGAGTCCTGCAGGCAGTTGAGAAATGGTGTGGGTTCAGTGTTGATGTTACTATGGCAGTTTTGGCATCACCTGGTAATAGAATGAAAGGCTTGAAGCAGCTGGTGCATTGTCAGCTCTGGGTCTTCTGTCACTATCATATCTGGTTGGAAAGAAACAGTGCAAGATTGCATGCAGTGGTCACGTCCCCTACTAAACTGGCTGAAAGGATAGTTGTAGAAGCTAAGATGAGAATTATGAGTAAGGTTTGCAAGTCCAAATTTGCGCAGGATAGTGTGTGGTTGAGGAAATGGGGTTGTTTAGTAACATGA